TTTTTAGAGGACGGGCACCGAATTTCGGATCGAAGCCTTTTTCTGCAAGGAAATTCTTTGCAGAATCCTCTATCACGAGCTCAAGTTTGTTGTCATGAATATTCTTCAGGAGATCCTTGATCTCAACATCAATAATTTTCAAAATATCTTCTTTCGTAAGATTTCTGAAAACGATTTGATCATCGAGTCTGTTGAGGAACTCAGGACTGAAAAGTTTCTTCACCGCATCATCAATGACGCTCTTCATGTTATTATACTGGTCGGCTACACCGTCAGCATTGAATCCGAAGGAACCGAGCGGTTTTATATCTCTAAGACCAATATTTGAAGTCATTATGATTATTGTGTTCTTGAAATCCACTTTTCTTCCGAGGCTGTCGGTCAGTCTTCCCTCATCGAGTACCTGTAACAGGAGCGAAAAGATATCGGGATGAGCTTTTTCGATCTCGTCGAAAAGTACCACCGAGTAAGGTTTTCTTCTGACTTTTTCAGTCAGTTGACCGCCTTCTTCATAGCCGACATATCCCGGAGGCGCTCCAACGAGTCTCGATACGGCGAATTTTTCCATGTACTCACTCATATCTATCTTGATGAGGGCATCCTCTGTATCGAAGAGATATCTCGCAAGGACCTTGCAGAGTTCGGTTTTTCCAACACCGGTTGGTCCGAGGAAAATAAAGCTTCCGATAGGTCTGTCGGGGTTCTTTAATCCCGCTCTTGCTCTTCTGATCGCTTTTGTAAGTTTCTTAACTGCTTCATCTTGACCGATGATGCTCCCTTTAAGAGCTTCTTCCATATTCAGGAGTTTATCAGATTCGGTCTGAGCAACCCTTGTAACAGGGATACCTGTCATCATGGCGACCACAGTGGCGATATCCTCTTCTGTAACATCGAAGATATTTTCTTTCGATTTCAATTCCCATTCATCTTTGGCTTTCTCGAGTTCTGCAAGAAGGTTTCTTTCAGTGTCGCGGAGACGGGCGGCTTCCTCATAATCCTGTCGCTTAACGACGGCAGCCTTCTCTTTTCTCACATTTTCAACATCGTCTTCCATCTTGAGAATTTCGACAGGAACCTCATAATTTCTCATGTGAACGCGGCTTCCCGCTTCATCGATCACATCTATTGCCTTGTCAGGAAGATGTCTGTCGGTGATGTACCGCATACTCATCTTCACTGCAGATTCAACGGCGGCAGTTGAGTAACTCACATGGTGATGTTCTTCATATTTAATTTTAATGTTCTCGAGGATTTTGATAGTGTCGTCATAACTTGGCGGTTCAACCATCACCTTCTGGAATCTTCTGTCGAGTGCACCATCTGTCTCGATGTATTTTCTGTATTCATCGAGTGTGGTGGCACCTATACACTGGAAATCACCTCTTGCGAGTGCAGGTTTGAACATGTTTGAGGCATCGAGTGAGCCTGAAGCTCCACCGGCACCAACAATGGTGTGAAGTTCATCAATAAAAATGATTACTTCCTTTGCTTTTTCAAGCTCGGTTAAGAGGGCTTTCATTCGCTCTTCAAACTGACCGCGATATTTGGTTCCTGCCACAAGTCCGGCGAGATCGAGAGTAACAACTCTTTTGTCCTGAAGGATTCTGGGAACCTTTTTCTGTATAATTCTAATAGCCAAACCTTCGGCAATGGCAGTTTTACCAACACCGGGTTCACCGATAAGTACCGGATTATTTTTCTTTCTTCTGCTGAGTATCTGGGCGACTCTTTCAATCTCGTTTTCTCTGCCGATAACGGGATCGAGTTTATCCTCGATGGCGAGTTTGGTGAGATCCCTTCCGAAATTGTCCAGAACTGGTGTTTTAGTCTTCTCTGTTTTTTTCCCTTGAGCAGGTGGAACCGACCCTTGCGAAGACTTGTCAGGGTTTTCCCTGCTTGAAAGCAGGCTGTTCAATTCACTTTTTGCTGCCTCATACGACAGACCGAATTGCATCAGAATCTGAGTTGCAAGGGTATCTTCATCTCTGAGAAGAGAAAGCAAAAGATGTTCAGTACCGATAACATCAGCCTTATAGATTTTTGCTTCTATCTGAGTGATCTTTAAAATCTTTTCTGCCTGTTTAGTCAATGGCAAATTGCCGATAGTGAGTGTACCACCACTCGAACGCAAAGAATCTTCTATTACTTTTTTTAATTCAAGTAAATCACAATCGAGATTCTTCAAAATCCGAACAGCTACGCCCTGGCCCTCGCGGATAATCCCAAGCAGGAGATGCTCTGTGCCGATATAATCATGTCCAAGTCTTACAGCTTCTTCTCTGCTGAGCCTTATTACATCTTGCAGCCTGTCCGAAAAACTTCCATCCATTTTGTTGTCCTAAGTTTTTTTCTTAAATAACTAATCGAATATATATATTAAATTCTTTTTGTGCAATTCCCGGATGTTTCAGATAAAAAATAGTGACCAAATCATCCTCCCTCGGAAAAGCACTCCTCTCCATTTAATTAAACAAAACAGTTTGCAAAAATGTTTCTTAAATACCAATTTATTTTATCCTTTAATTCATCTGATTTTGTTATCTTGAGAGGACTTTTTAATAAATCTTATTGGAGAAAAAATAATGCAAGATATCTTATCCGGTACAATGATATTCTTTATCGTTGGTGCTGTAATCTTTTTAATGTTCTTTTTATATTTCGTTCCTATCGGACTTTGGATAACCGCGGTTTCATCCGGTGTTAAAGTAAAGATATTCAAAGATCTTGTTGGAATGCGACTCAGAAAAATAAACCCGAATGTAATTGTAAGAGCCAAAATCACAGCTACGAAGGCAGGAATTGAAGTGGAGATTCCGAAACTTGAAGCTCACTTGCTAGCAGGTGGAAATGTTGACAAAGTAGTAATGGCTCTTGTTTCTGCAGATAAAGCACAATTAAACCTTTCATTCGAGCGGGCTACCGCTATCGATCTGGCAGGCAGGGATGTACTTGAAGCCGTTAAAATGTCGGTAAATCCTAAAGTGATTGAGACTCCACTGGTTGCTGCGATGGCAAAGGATGGTATCCAGTTGAAAGCAGTTGCAAGAATTACGGTCAGAACAAATATTGAAAGACTCGTTGGTGGTGCCGGAGAAGCAACAATTCTTGCAAGAGTTGGTGAAGGTATCGTATCAACAATCGGTTCATCCGAGAGTCACAAACATGTGCTCGAAAATCCTGATTCAATTTCCAAAGTGGTTTTAAGCAAGGGACTTGACAGCGGTACCGCATTCGAGATTCTTTCAATCGACATCGCTGATGTGGATGTAGGTGCGAATATCGGTGCCAAACTTCAGGCAGATCAGGCTCAGGCAGATCTTCAAATCGCCCGTGCCCGCGCAGAAGAGCGCAGAGCTGCAGCAGTTGCCCTTGAGCAGGAAATGAATGCAGAAGTAGCCCGCCAGAAAGCCAAAGTGATTGAAGCCGAAGCCGAAGTGCCAAAAGCAATTGCCGAAGCATTCAGATCGGGTAACCTTGGAATTATGGATTATTACAATTTAAAAAATGTTCAGGCTGACACCTCCATGAGAGAATCAATAGCCAGACCTGACGATTCAAAATCGAAACCGACAAGCTAAGACCGTGGAAGACATAGTTCAAATTGTTGTATTTGTTTTGTTTATTCTTTTCTCCCTCATAAGCGGGTTGAAGAAGAAGAATGAACCAAATGTACCGCAACAGCGCAAACAACAGCCAAAACCTCAACAGAGACCTGTTCCGAAGGAGTATACAACTTACAAAAGCACTCAGCGACAAACTGAAATGGCACAGTCGAGTGATGCTTTTAAGGAGTTGGAGGCACTTTTTGGAAGAGTTCAAACTGATGAGCAGAGCTACACTTCCCCGGCGAAGGTACCTCCAACGAGCGGAAGCAAAACTCCCACAGTTAAGTCACCTGAAAGAGAATCTGATTACACTCCTTTCGAAGAAACTGTAAAAGAAGGTGGATACAGGGAGTACCAGAAAAAAGAACCCCTTATTAAAGAGGATCAGGGAGAGGGAAGCAGCTTCAAACCAAGTGCGGAAGAATTCTCTTACGAGGCGATTGAACCCGTCTCAGTAGAGGAACTTAACAGAAGGTTTGAACAGGCTGAGGAAGATTTATTAAGGCACTCTTACGAGGCAGACCTGGATATTACCAGCAGTACAAGAAGCAGAGGATATGCAACCCTGCTTCGGAATCGCGGGAATGTCCGGGACGCAATAGTCATGAGTGAGATATTAAGAAGACGCGGAGCAAGTTGGAGAAGAGCATAAAAACAATAAAATTAAGGAATATTACCTCTCCCGGTAAATACTTAAAGAATTACGATGAGTCAAAATTCGCAATCGATTATGTCAATTCACTCAATTCTGCACAGTATGAAGCGGCAAGAGCTGAAGAAGGCAGTTTTCTGATTATTGCAGGTGCGGGTTCAGGGAAAACCCGCACTCTGGTATACCGTGTTGCCAGGCTTATTGAAATCGGTTACGATCCCTCCTCCATTCTGTTACTTACTTTTACCCGCAAAGCAGCAAATGAGATGATGCACCGTGCTGAATTGCTTTTGGACAAGAGATGTTCAAAAATTCAGGGGGGTACATTCCACTCATTCGCTAATATGATTCTGCGAAAATATGCAGTTGCAGCACATCTTCAACCGAATTTCACGATCCTCGATCAGGGTGATTCTGAAGATGTGGTTAATCTGATAAGATCTGAATCGAGCGCAATCGAGGAGAAAGTCAGATTCCCCAACAAGCAGACTTTGTTCAAGATTTTCAGTTTAAGTGTGAATACAGGAAGACATCTCGATGAAATCGTCGAGGAAGAATTCCCCCACTTTATGCGGCATATTGAAAAAATCAGTGAGCTTCATATTGCATATACCGAGTACAAGAAGAAAAACAACCTTGTGGATTTTGACGATTTGTTGATCTATCTGAGAGATTTTTTCTTTGAATACTCCCCGACTGCGCAAAGGATTCTGAATTCGATCAATTTCATAATGGTTGATGAATATCAGGATACTAACCACCTGCAGGCGGAACTTGTTGAGTCGCTGACACAAACGAACAAAAACATAATGGTTGTGGGTGATGACCTGCAATCGATTTATTCGTTTCGTGGTGCCAATTTCAGGAATATTATGCAGTTCCCGGAGCTTTTTCCCGGAACGACCCTGATAAAACTTGAGGAAAACTATCGCAGCACTCCACAGATTTTAAGTTTTGCGAACAAGGTTCAGGACGCTGCAGTTTGGAAGTATGAGAAGTCGTTGTATTCATACCGACCGGATGGTGAACTGCCGTACATCATTGCATCTGAAAACGAGAGTATGCAGAGCAGGTTTATTGTCCAGAAAATTCTCGATTTAAGGGAAGAAGGCGTAAAACTCTCTGACATCGCTGTTCTGTTCCGTTCCTCGTTTTTCTCGTTTGATTTGGAAATAGAACTCACCAAGGCTAACATACCATTTGTTAAAATTGGCGGAATAAAATTCGTGGAAGCTGCCCATATCA
This genomic window from Ignavibacteria bacterium contains:
- a CDS encoding ATP-dependent Clp protease ATP-binding subunit, which gives rise to MDGSFSDRLQDVIRLSREEAVRLGHDYIGTEHLLLGIIREGQGVAVRILKNLDCDLLELKKVIEDSLRSSGGTLTIGNLPLTKQAEKILKITQIEAKIYKADVIGTEHLLLSLLRDEDTLATQILMQFGLSYEAAKSELNSLLSSRENPDKSSQGSVPPAQGKKTEKTKTPVLDNFGRDLTKLAIEDKLDPVIGRENEIERVAQILSRRKKNNPVLIGEPGVGKTAIAEGLAIRIIQKKVPRILQDKRVVTLDLAGLVAGTKYRGQFEERMKALLTELEKAKEVIIFIDELHTIVGAGGASGSLDASNMFKPALARGDFQCIGATTLDEYRKYIETDGALDRRFQKVMVEPPSYDDTIKILENIKIKYEEHHHVSYSTAAVESAVKMSMRYITDRHLPDKAIDVIDEAGSRVHMRNYEVPVEILKMEDDVENVRKEKAAVVKRQDYEEAARLRDTERNLLAELEKAKDEWELKSKENIFDVTEEDIATVVAMMTGIPVTRVAQTESDKLLNMEEALKGSIIGQDEAVKKLTKAIRRARAGLKNPDRPIGSFIFLGPTGVGKTELCKVLARYLFDTEDALIKIDMSEYMEKFAVSRLVGAPPGYVGYEEGGQLTEKVRRKPYSVVLFDEIEKAHPDIFSLLLQVLDEGRLTDSLGRKVDFKNTIIIMTSNIGLRDIKPLGSFGFNADGVADQYNNMKSVIDDAVKKLFSPEFLNRLDDQIVFRNLTKEDILKIIDVEIKDLLKNIHDNKLELVIEDSAKNFLAEKGFDPKFGARPLKRAIQNYIEDPLSEEILRGSFKDGTRVIARHVDDNDFLVFMDEKSLEVGTDLSV
- a CDS encoding ATP-dependent helicase — protein: MKLRNITSPGKYLKNYDESKFAIDYVNSLNSAQYEAARAEEGSFLIIAGAGSGKTRTLVYRVARLIEIGYDPSSILLLTFTRKAANEMMHRAELLLDKRCSKIQGGTFHSFANMILRKYAVAAHLQPNFTILDQGDSEDVVNLIRSESSAIEEKVRFPNKQTLFKIFSLSVNTGRHLDEIVEEEFPHFMRHIEKISELHIAYTEYKKKNNLVDFDDLLIYLRDFFFEYSPTAQRILNSINFIMVDEYQDTNHLQAELVESLTQTNKNIMVVGDDLQSIYSFRGANFRNIMQFPELFPGTTLIKLEENYRSTPQILSFANKVQDAAVWKYEKSLYSYRPDGELPYIIASENESMQSRFIVQKILDLREEGVKLSDIAVLFRSSFFSFDLEIELTKANIPFVKIGGIKFVEAAHIKDILAFLRVLLNPLDLVSWYRILMMHAGIGPKTARKILNEISDGKAGITKEVSASANTIFATKCLKLLEMMRKLYVRQDTPTEKTQLVVNYYYPLFKDLYDDFNKRSKDIDTLLNITEKYDTLHDFLSDMAIEPPLDSISDLDSPDKEDEKLTLSTIHSAKGLEWHSVFIMHAIDGFFPSIRSIETAEGLEEERRLMYVASTRAKQNLFITYPMKVFDREMGVTFSKPTRFLNNITPDIAEGYLLEE
- the floA gene encoding flotillin-like protein FloA (flotillin-like protein involved in membrane lipid rafts), which encodes MQDILSGTMIFFIVGAVIFLMFFLYFVPIGLWITAVSSGVKVKIFKDLVGMRLRKINPNVIVRAKITATKAGIEVEIPKLEAHLLAGGNVDKVVMALVSADKAQLNLSFERATAIDLAGRDVLEAVKMSVNPKVIETPLVAAMAKDGIQLKAVARITVRTNIERLVGGAGEATILARVGEGIVSTIGSSESHKHVLENPDSISKVVLSKGLDSGTAFEILSIDIADVDVGANIGAKLQADQAQADLQIARARAEERRAAAVALEQEMNAEVARQKAKVIEAEAEVPKAIAEAFRSGNLGIMDYYNLKNVQADTSMRESIARPDDSKSKPTS